The following nucleotide sequence is from Candidatus Hinthialibacter antarcticus.
AGGGCGAGGCTCCCGACGAGCCGCGTCGTATCGAATCGCTTTCTTTCTACCTCGGCTCACCAGGAGGTTCGCCCTCCCCGCATTTTGAGATAGATTCTATCTAAAACCAATTAACGCATAGTGAAAAACATCATGTCAAAAACCATCATTATTGGCGGGGGCGTCTCAGGCCTGACCGCAGCGCACCGATTACAACAACAAGGCCGCGACGTTTGCGTTCTTGAATCCAGCCCGCGCGTCGGCGGCGCGATCGAAACGAGTCCGCAAGACGGCTTTTTGTTTGAACGCGGCCCTAATTCATTCATGGACAACGAACCCGCCATGATGGATCTGTGTCATGAATTGCGACTCGAAAACCGCTTGCTCAAGCAGTCCATGCGCGGCAACAAGCGTTACATTTTTCTCAACGGCGCATTGCAAGAGGCGCCGATGGGGCCGGGCGGCTTATACAAGACGCCGTTGCTGTCCGGGGCGGCCAAGCGGGGTTTGCTGGCGGAACCGTTTCGCCGCTCCAACCGCAACGTCGAAGACGAACCGCTGGCCGATTTTGTCCGGCGGCGCTTGGGCAAAGAGGTGCTCGACAACATGGTGACGCCCTTCGTTTCGGGCGTGTATGCCGGCGACCCTGAGAAACTCAGCCTGCGTTCGAGTTTTTCGATCTTATATGATTTAGAACGCCAAAGCGGCAGCCTGGTTTTGGGCGGCCTTAGCAAAGCGTTTGCAAAAAAAGACCCCAATAAACCCAAGAAGCCGCGCTCGAAAAATTTGTGTTCATTTATCGACGGCATGGATGAATTGCCGCGCGCGTTGTCGGCGTCGTTGGGCGAAAGCCTGCGGGTCAACGCGCCCGTCAGTAAGGTTGAACAGAACGAAAACGGCGGCTGGCGCGTGTTTGTCGAAGGCGATGCGAATCCCATCGAAGGCGGCGCTGTGATCGCGACCGCACCTGCTTACACGTTGGGCGAGTTGCTCAAAGAGCAACTGCCCAAGACGGCGGACTATTTCAAAACCATAACCTATAACCGTATGGTGGTGATGGGGCTGGGCTTTCAGCGGGCCGACATCGAACACCCCTGCGACGGCTTCGGCTATCTTGTGCCGCGTCGGCAAGGGCCGCGCTTTTTGGGCAGCATTTGGAGCTCAACGCTGTTCCCGCTGCGGGCGCCGGGCGGTTGTATCGCCTTTACCTGTTTCATCGGCGGAGGCCTCGACCCTGAGGCCTATGACATGAGCGACGACGACCTGCGTTCTACCGTCATGCGCGATCTTCACCTATGCGTCGGCGTCAAAGGCGAACCGGTCGCCGAACAAATCGTGCGTTGGCATAAGGCCATCCCACAGTATCCCGTTGGACACCATGACCGCTTGGAAACCTTAGCGCAAGAATTGAAAAAGGCGCCCGGCTTATTTATCACGGGCAACTTCACGCGCGGCGTTTCGGTCAATGACTGTATCCGCAACGCCCGTCAGACCGCCGATGCGGTCGCCGCGTTTTTGCCGTCGGCGCCTGCCCGGGAGGCTGTTACATGAAAATTGACGTATTAGTAATGACCTACGGCGAACCGCCGGAGCGAAAATTTTTCCAGCAATGGACCTATTCCAACAAAATTCTCTATAAACTCACGCGCATGGTTGCGCCCATTCCCAAACTGATTGTCCCGATTATTGGCGCGATGCGTGGATGGGGGCGGATCAAAGATTGGCGCGCGTTAGATTATACGTCGCCGCTCGAAGCGATTACTGAAAGACAAGCCGCTGGCGTTGCGCGCGAGTTGCAGGCGCAGTTTCCTGATATCGAATGGCGTGTGCATATTGGTTATGAATTTCGCGATCCGTCGCAAGCGGCCATGTTGGAGAATATCCGCCAGTCGGGCTGCGAAGAGTTGGTGATCGTTCCCATGTACGCCGCTGAGTCGGATTTCACTGACGGTATTACTAAGAGCGATTTTGAAGCCTATCAATCCAAAAACGGGCGCCCGCTGCCCGAAGCCAAATTCGTTACCTTTCATCCCCATCACGCTGAATTGGCTGACGTGATGACGCAGTATATTCTCGCCGAAGCCGAAACCTTGGGCTATAGCGAAGAAGACCGCAAGAAAACCGGCTTGCTGCTGGGCTGCCATGGCACGGTCATCAACCCGCCGCCAGGCATTTTTGATACGGGCTATTGCGGCACGAGCATGGTGTATCAATTGCTCAAAGAACGCCTGGAACCTCACTTCGCCGCAGCGCCCATCGGTTGGTTTAACCATCGCCTCGGCGGAGACTGGACGCAGCCCACAGCGGATATTTCGCTTAAAGAAATGATGGACGCGGGCATCGAGCGCTTTCTTTATTTCCCCTTTGGCTTCGTCGCCGATAACGCCGAAACGCAACTCGAACCCAAAGCAGTTTTCGAAGGTGCGGGTAAAGAGTACGATCACTTGTTGTGTGTGAACGACAACCCGGCGTTTCTACAAATGCTGGCGCGCGTCATTCACTATCGTCTCGATCACGAGCCGCCCCAACACGAGCCGTTGCCCGAACATCAAGCGGCGTGATTCGATTGGAAACCAAAATACGATGACGGAAGACCGGACTTTTATTTTAGGAACGCGCGGCAGCCCGCTTGCGCTTTGGCAGGCGGAGCG
It contains:
- the hemG gene encoding protoporphyrinogen oxidase, giving the protein MSKTIIIGGGVSGLTAAHRLQQQGRDVCVLESSPRVGGAIETSPQDGFLFERGPNSFMDNEPAMMDLCHELRLENRLLKQSMRGNKRYIFLNGALQEAPMGPGGLYKTPLLSGAAKRGLLAEPFRRSNRNVEDEPLADFVRRRLGKEVLDNMVTPFVSGVYAGDPEKLSLRSSFSILYDLERQSGSLVLGGLSKAFAKKDPNKPKKPRSKNLCSFIDGMDELPRALSASLGESLRVNAPVSKVEQNENGGWRVFVEGDANPIEGGAVIATAPAYTLGELLKEQLPKTADYFKTITYNRMVVMGLGFQRADIEHPCDGFGYLVPRRQGPRFLGSIWSSTLFPLRAPGGCIAFTCFIGGGLDPEAYDMSDDDLRSTVMRDLHLCVGVKGEPVAEQIVRWHKAIPQYPVGHHDRLETLAQELKKAPGLFITGNFTRGVSVNDCIRNARQTADAVAAFLPSAPAREAVT
- a CDS encoding ferrochelatase — translated: MKIDVLVMTYGEPPERKFFQQWTYSNKILYKLTRMVAPIPKLIVPIIGAMRGWGRIKDWRALDYTSPLEAITERQAAGVARELQAQFPDIEWRVHIGYEFRDPSQAAMLENIRQSGCEELVIVPMYAAESDFTDGITKSDFEAYQSKNGRPLPEAKFVTFHPHHAELADVMTQYILAEAETLGYSEEDRKKTGLLLGCHGTVINPPPGIFDTGYCGTSMVYQLLKERLEPHFAAAPIGWFNHRLGGDWTQPTADISLKEMMDAGIERFLYFPFGFVADNAETQLEPKAVFEGAGKEYDHLLCVNDNPAFLQMLARVIHYRLDHEPPQHEPLPEHQAA